One window from the genome of Calderihabitans maritimus encodes:
- a CDS encoding ATP-binding cassette domain-containing protein encodes MESVIEVSDLHFAYRDGTTALRGVSFSLEPGSKVALLGSNGAGKSTLLLHLNGLFLPQQGIIRVLGREINKKTELWVRQKVGIVFQDPDDQVFSSTVWEDVAFGPLNMGFSSEEVTRRVNWALEVMGIQHLQEKPPHNLSYGQKKRVAIAGVLALDPEIVIMDEPMAFLDPRGQEDLKEILEWLHEQGKTLIVATHDVDFAAAWAETVLVMKNGVLLREGTRELLTDEKIIEEAGLRLPLVVQIFRQLGIDTETRLPLSVEEAVRQIRMLLER; translated from the coding sequence ATGGAATCTGTAATCGAAGTTTCTGATCTCCATTTTGCTTACCGGGATGGTACAACGGCTCTGCGAGGGGTAAGCTTTTCCCTCGAACCAGGTTCGAAAGTAGCCTTACTGGGGTCGAACGGTGCTGGGAAATCGACCCTTCTTTTACACCTGAATGGACTGTTTTTACCCCAGCAGGGAATAATCCGCGTTCTAGGTAGAGAGATTAACAAGAAAACAGAGCTATGGGTACGTCAAAAAGTAGGAATAGTTTTTCAAGACCCAGATGATCAGGTGTTTTCCAGTACGGTCTGGGAGGATGTTGCTTTCGGACCGTTAAATATGGGGTTCTCTTCGGAAGAAGTGACCAGGCGAGTAAACTGGGCTTTAGAGGTAATGGGAATACAGCATCTGCAAGAGAAACCTCCTCATAACCTTAGTTACGGGCAAAAGAAAAGGGTAGCTATCGCTGGAGTTTTAGCGTTAGATCCGGAAATCGTTATTATGGATGAACCGATGGCTTTTCTGGATCCCAGAGGACAAGAGGACCTGAAGGAAATACTGGAATGGTTACATGAACAGGGAAAAACGTTAATAGTGGCTACTCACGACGTGGATTTTGCCGCTGCCTGGGCTGAAACAGTGCTTGTCATGAAGAATGGTGTTCTTCTCCGTGAGGGCACGAGGGAATTATTGACCGATGAAAAGATCATTGAAGAGGCCGGGCTTAGGCTTCCCCTGGTAGTGCAGATATTCCGACAACTGGGCATAGATACTGAAACGAGGTTACCCCTTTCCGTGGAGGAAGCTGTTAGACAAATTAGGATGCTGTTGGAAAGATAG
- the cbiQ gene encoding cobalt ECF transporter T component CbiQ, whose product MCTGSLEHSLSSSNSSKTFFHGLDSRVKLLTSIAFVVLVVSLQSLYSIALAALAIILIIVLSGIGVRYAIRRLVWILPFSGTIILLVPFTHGGEPLAAFSLPGITLYVSGEGVYRALLLGSRVIVSVLTIMLVTATTTSVELLRAMRALHVPVIFIRLTEFTWRYVFVLLDELNRMHQARRARGFTLRTIWDSFSRKTLAETIGMLFLRSLQRAERVYQAMLARGFTGEVKGRMDGQIRAVDYMWGLMLVLFSILLLLIDRGGMTWNL is encoded by the coding sequence ATGTGTACAGGTTCCTTGGAACATAGTCTTTCTTCGTCTAACTCTTCCAAAACCTTTTTTCATGGTTTGGATTCCAGGGTGAAGCTGCTTACTTCCATCGCTTTTGTGGTTCTGGTTGTATCCCTGCAATCGCTGTATTCGATTGCTCTGGCGGCTTTAGCTATAATCCTGATTATTGTGCTATCCGGAATTGGGGTAAGATATGCCATACGCCGCCTGGTTTGGATTCTCCCTTTCAGTGGAACAATAATTTTACTGGTTCCTTTTACTCACGGGGGTGAGCCGTTAGCTGCCTTTTCCCTACCAGGAATAACTTTGTATGTTAGCGGGGAAGGGGTATATAGGGCGTTACTGTTGGGAAGCCGGGTGATTGTATCAGTCCTTACTATTATGTTGGTTACCGCAACTACAACTTCTGTTGAGTTGTTGCGGGCCATGAGAGCGTTACACGTCCCCGTAATTTTTATTCGCTTAACGGAGTTTACCTGGAGGTATGTCTTCGTATTGCTCGATGAACTAAATCGTATGCACCAAGCCCGGAGAGCAAGAGGCTTTACCCTTCGTACCATATGGGATTCTTTTTCCCGCAAAACCCTGGCGGAAACCATAGGGATGCTTTTCCTGCGATCTTTACAGAGAGCAGAACGAGTATATCAGGCTATGCTGGCCCGAGGCTTTACCGGTGAAGTTAAGGGCAGAATGGATGGTCAAATCCGAGCAGTTGACTATATGTGGGGTTTAATGTTGGTATTGTTCTCTATTTTGCTCTTGTTAATTGATCGAGGAGGAATGACATGGAATCTGTAA
- a CDS encoding PDGLE domain-containing protein, with product MRKEVIIGLLLAILVAVLLAPFASSLPDGLERVAEDLGFIDAQKAPTINVALMEDYVMPGVANIQVATSLAGLFGVIITFVASYWVGKLISGKIKS from the coding sequence ATGCGGAAAGAAGTAATTATAGGTTTGTTACTGGCCATATTGGTGGCTGTCCTATTGGCTCCTTTTGCTTCCAGCCTGCCTGACGGCCTGGAACGAGTGGCTGAAGACTTAGGGTTTATCGATGCTCAGAAAGCTCCTACCATTAACGTCGCTCTTATGGAAGATTATGTCATGCCAGGGGTGGCCAATATCCAAGTGGCCACTAGCCTGGCCGGTCTATTTGGTGTTATTATTACCTTTGTTGCTTCTTACTGGGTGGGGAAGCTGATTAGTGGGAAAATAAAATCCTAA